The Drosophila sechellia strain sech25 chromosome 2L, ASM438219v1, whole genome shotgun sequence region ATGTTATTACCACTTCTTCTTCCGACTCAAGTTTTGATGAACTTACTCATTTTGAAGACAACTTTCATGTCGAAGACCCAACTAAATTATTCAAAGCTCAGTTTGGAGCTCCAATCAGGGACGATAGGAGTATGTGTGCTTTCCTAGTAATAATTGCTACGATTTGACCTTTGGCGAAGGACCTATAAATAGGCAGCTGTCTGCTGCTTTTTCATAAATTGTGGGCGGTGGTGCAGAAAAAGCTGATAAGGGTGCGTGGGCTGGTGAGCTGGTGGGTGGTGCATTGCAGTGACACAAAGTGGAGCACAGATATCGGCAATTGGCTGGGCATTTTAGATTAGCACGGGGCTCGCATGGCGATAAGATAAGTGGGTAAAAGGATACTGCGAGTAAAAATAGAGTTTTCCACCGGTCTGGCAATCAAGCTGTCAAAACAAATTAACATGGGATGGATGGACAGGCAGTCATTACCCATTACCGGGTCCAAACAAACCCGCCAGCGAGCTGCTCCGCAAATGGAGCTCGCTACCAGAATCGCAATCCGATTCGggttcggattcggattcggatctATGGCAACATCTGTGGAACCCACGCACGTAATACGGGCGAATCGAGTAGAAAATGGCCAGGAGGCTCTCGAAGCTCCCGAATGGGGAAACGGTTAAACTTTTTGGCGAGCCGGAGAGTGGAAAACTATGGGAGCGGAAGGATGGAAAAGCAGAAAAGCCACACATGCCCACAGCTCTCTGTCTTTCTCTTTCTGTTTCCGCTCTCCTTACTGCGCACATAACCCAGAGAaggcaacaaaataaaaactcgGAAAATGGCAAgggaaataaaaaagaaatgaataTGAAGGGAAAATCAAGCTAGACGTTGGAGCACGACATTGCCTCAGGACAGAAGAATGCCTGGCGGAGAAAACCAATTTTCCACATCATTATGCTTTTCGCTTTCATTGAACAATCCGTCTCGATGTTTTCAAAATCCTAAACATTTCATTCATATTCTCGAATTTCACACAAAAGGATTTTCGGGCCGCAAAGGGTCAAAAGTACGCGGCCGTTCGGGCCAACTtgattattttgttgttgcaaTTATGTGCGGACTCCCGAGCTTGTCTGCAGCATTTTTATTGCTATGCCCTTAATAGCCTGCCCCCCTAGGAATTACGGCCCAACTTGGGGCTGTCCAAAGCTAATTAGCGAAGAGCAGGACTAAATCAGGTTTAGTTCTTATTAGACGAAGATAAGAAAGGACACGATGAATAAGTGATGTGTGGCACTGGGCAGAGGATTTGGCAGTCTGGCAATTAATCAAGTTAATAAACGCAAAGTATTTTCGACCTTTAGGGTTTAATGAAAAGGAAATTCCTGCAAATTCTTGCGAATCTATTAatgaacttgattatttaaatattaatctAATTAAAGTTGAAAGTTTACCTTGGGAGATATttgtatcttaattaataaattatagaATAATAAGCAATCGAATTTCCTCTAATAGCTTTAGAGTTTTCCAGCTACTTTAGTTGCAGCAACCCCTTAGTTATGTATTTTTCTCAATTTACTCGATGGGCTGCCCCAAAAAGTGTGCTACGTTTTTGCAAATACCAACACTCACCCCCTAATCAGAAATGCTGCCAATGTTTCTCCTTTCCAATCAGCAATCGGGATCCAGACTAGCGTTAATAGCTCGGTCGCTTCGGTACTTAATGCGCTTGTTTATCGTCCGCTTTATTAGTTGGATGATGGGTTTTGAGCAGCGTTTAACGAAGCGTGACTCCTGCGAGGGGAGCGGGGAGGGGCGGCAGCAGTGGCGACTATTTGGCAGGAAGGATATGGTGATGCGGATCCTGGCGCTTGTCGATGTATGtgtgagctgctgctgctgctgcctgatttatgtttttgtttttttgtggcTGGCTTTGGCTAGTGAGGCCGCGGCTCGCTAGTCTCACATGAATTTCGTATACTTTGTTGgataatttttaatgaaattaattcaatttatttagatttatttgcatatattttgcAGTACGAAGGATGTCAGCGGAGAGAGAGGGAGATAGAGAGATACACAGAGAGCGTGAGTAAGAGAGTGGGAGAGATACGcagcgtatacgtaatatcaAAATACAATGGTGTGCGTAAATATTGATAGAGCGAACTCggctttgtgtgtgtgtgtctgtgtgttgtGTCTCCTTGCCAAAAGAGtatttgtgtgcgtgttggTAAGTGGGCAGAGAGAGAGACAattagagagagagagagtgggaGGTTGGCAAATTCGCTTTTTCCTCGAAGAAAGCAAATTCAGGATAGAGATTTTCTTAGGCCCATTTCTttcgtccttttcagggcctcTTTTGACTTAAATTGAGCTTTCCTCTTTCTCTCGCACTCAGACACTTCAAGTTGATTGTTAAAAATctctttttaatttgagttttttattatttaattataggGCGTTGAAGGACTGTTTTCGGATTTCCCGAATTCACATTGATATGCTTTTTAATCCTGGCTTTCGACTGGCCTACAGCACCACAATAGTCGGGTGGGAAAAATCAATATCCCCGCAAGTGGCTCACATGCGTTTTCACTTTCAATGATAGCCCATTTTTCAGCGCTTCTTTCATCTTCGCATTGCACACTGgaatattcaattaaaattttcttgcGTAGCTGCCATTTTTTCTCGACATTGGCTGCAAAAAATTCTGATACACAAAAAATGTTCTCCTTTTTTGTCAGCGCGTGCTaaacactcgcacacacacagtcgcATACACGCAcccacaccacacacacatacacacgcgcACTATACATTTCGGGgctttcgatggccttttcATTTATATAACAAATGGGAAAACACTTTCAACACTTTGCTTTGCTTTCAACCAATTCTGTTTaatattcataatttttttagcACATTTTTGGACGATTTTCCATGGGCATTGCCACTTTTTATGAGCCTCTAGAATTGTTATATCCCATTCACCTTCAGCCTAGCGCTTTGTACTTCAGCAGTCAACTTCCACGGTCGATGTTCATTCGCGTTTTGGCCCACACGCTCCAGGAGCAGCGCTGAAAAGCTTGGGCCACTCGCCAAAACGCGAGAGCGAACCGGTTGGGGCATCGATTTTGGCTGCTCGGCCAGCGGGTGAGGGGGGCGGTGTCCACCGTGGGGAGCTTTTGGCCAGCGGAAATCTCGGAGGGGAAGGGTCTAGGCCAGCTGGACATGGCTGAGCCCCTACGATTAGGATATGCAAAGGAGCATATTCATAAGAAAATTCCATAAAATTCATCCTTCTCATGTCTAGTATCCttatacatattttcaaaaaGAACTTCTCAAATCCGTGCTAAACCCTACTATTTAGAAAGGCTCTCTCTCTAAATTTTCCCAAAGGACGTAAACATCTGACTGGGAATCACATGTAAAAATGAAAGCTCCTTCAGAACCTGTTCGCAGTATGTTTTTTGGTGCATGCGTACTGGAGCGGAAGTGTCTCAATGGCACACAATGTTGCCATTTGCTGCAGAGCAAAGCTTTTCTCTGCCAAGTTTCACTTTCCGTACTATTTCCTCCGCCTATGATAACTGAGATTTGACATGAACTTTATCTTCTATTCCTaacaaatcaaaacaaattacTTATCTAACGATAAGACAAAATAGTATAGCTGTGACATTAAATCACagcaatttattttgttttggaaATGCATGATTAAAAAGTCGTGTCTACTTTTGGGCTGACAAGTCCAtcttaaatacatttttaaatttataataattaaaatatataatttaattaatacttTGTCACAAAAATAGTTAATGTTTTTTACACATTGTTTTTACAACTAAAaggatatattttttaatattaagaaTAAAAATACTATAGGAATATTAATACATAGTAACCTGATACGATCTTAAATCTTACTTATTAGAACAGAACAATTTATCGACTTGCTTTCCTATGACTTTTGTATTGCTTTATCTTTGGTGAATCATTAACAATCCTTTACGACGCGCAAATCACGATATTGGATAGTGCTGGTCACCTTCACGCCCCAATCAGGCGGCTAGCCATACTCGGGGTTCGTGATTTCCCATATCGTTTATCTTGGGAACCCTCGCACGGCAATCGGTAATCGCTGGCGAAGAAGTTAATTAAACGGCCAGTCCTCGGGCTCAAATCGATCGAGATCGATCGCCGATGATTGATGATTGAAGCGGAGAGCGGAATGTTAACACGCACTCGCTAACGCACTTATCACTATCGGTTATCAGTGGGAAGTGGACAGAAGTGAGCAGGGAGCAGCAGTGACTAGTGGCTCTTGGTCGGTGGTCACTTGAACTTGCTCCCAAATGGCGATAAGCGAGGCGGCACGCGCTCGATCCGATTTGGCCGTGGGGCAATTGCATTATTGGGGTTGCTGCGTCATCGAGACCAATCGATTTGAATTGGGGCAATTGGCATGATTGCTGTGGTTTGGTTTGGGGCAACTTGATGAGGTAATGCGAATTTTCCCACCCCCAAAATAGTGTTCTTTCCGCCTGCATCGCCCGATTAGACTCGCAATCAATGAATGTTTGGTTTTTTCCTATGTTTTCTTTCTGATTCCATGTGGTATCAATCGTTTTGGTGGTCGAGGTTATGGCAAGGCTACACGAGCCACCTATAATGGCCATTggttttatttgctttgcatATGTGGTTTATTCGGCACTTGCACCTTATCAAGTGCTTATACTCGAGCAATCCAGATGTGCAATAGGCACAACTGAAGTTCTCACTTCTTCTAATCTTCATGTAGATTATAAAGATATATAGATTATAGCTGATAATTTCACCAGGTTTAGACTTTGTCTTCGCTGCATGAATACATGAATCACATAGATTGCGTTCGTATATGATTCTTAGGAAATATATTCTGATTCCAACGTGTACGACAAAGGTCAATTGATTGTTAATGCCTAATGAGCTTATCTGCCACAGAAACCATCGACAAATTAATTATCATTTATGCCATGCATGCCTAATTGTTTACTTTATCAGTTTAATTAACAAAGTTTGTCAAGGCTTCTTCGTTACTTATGAATATGAACCATCATATCTTTCTCATTGTAAACTAAACaaagaccacccaaatactCTTTCCGTATTCCTAGTAAGCTCTAGTTCTTATACAATCTAGATAGACTATCCATTAGCACCTTTCCCGCAATCTTGGGCATGTGGTACGGATTGGCTCGAGTGTCACTTGGGGACCATAAAAACTGACCACATCAATTCGAAAATAAGTGGAAAGGAAGCTCGATATTCGTGGATGCTATTTTTAGATCGGGTCGCCTCGCCACACTAGTCGGCGATAAAGAGCGTTGTGCTATTTTGAATAAATGCAAAAAGAGGTGACAACAAAGGCAACTCGTCGTCGTCGccgtcatcatcgtcatctgGCGGAGGAGCAACGTCACGGGTTGGCGTTCATCATCTCGAGCGGTTGGGAACTCGAAATTCCGGCAGACACGAGGTGCATGCGTGGATGCCTTGGCTAATTGCTCTGGGTGCAGCCCAGATGATTGAGTGAATTGAGTGAGACGATTCGATAAAATAAGATTCGAATTTGGTTCACACACGACTGGCGCATGACTCGTAAGTGGACTTTGGTCCCACAAAAAGATATTCACTTATGCTTGTGCGTGGTTCAGTTTCGATCTGCGCCCGATCTCGTCTAGCCTGTCTGTCTGGATGgatggttggttggttggctggATGGTTGGATGAAGGGATGGATGGAGGGATGGGTGAATGCAGGCGCCTCATCTCGCGTGCTCCAAAGTCCAAGTTGTCAATTCCGTTCATGGCTCCGCAATTACTACGCTCAATATCAATTTGTTCGCACTTACAGAGCGAGCGGAAAGTTTCCCCAGCGAGCTGATTAAGTGCCCCCTCATTCAgctgaaaattttaattaatttcacttcGTTTAGTCCGAGCTGTAGAATTATTTTTGGCTCCAGTTCGATTATCTCCTTGAGGATCCACGCTCAGTCCACATGAACAGACCACAATCGGAGTCACACCTGTTCGGTGGAATGCCCGCAAAGTCGAGCACGTGTTAATTAGTTTGCTAATTAGTTTTCAGCTTTAATTACTGCCCTTAAATTTCGATGGGTGCTCAGCCATTTTCAACACTGTGATTAAAATAGCTACttgttgtttatattttattgggTCAAACcatgagttttttttttttttgaaattactttttataattaaatcgAAAATCGTGGGTGTTATCAATGGTTATCaaaatgaatatataaaaacagTGTATATGGTATTTGTGTTTTGTCTGGCTACTTTCCGGTTGTCAACAAGAAATCCTCTGTAATCAGAAGACTTTGTTCTGCTGGCCCTCTTCTTAACCTATTAAACCAGGAATAGTAGAACTAGATTCAAATCGTTTCAATAACTCTATTTTTTGAGTTCACATTTTTAGACTTTACTTTCCTGATCTGTTATTTGAATCAAATACTCACTAGACAGGCGTATAATTTTCCTGATCAAATGCAAGGCCAAAGTCTAGACGAATAAGGCCATTTATAATCAAATGAAGCGAGATGAATAATTCAGAAAATAATAGAATGAATCTTTAAATGTTTAAGTTAACTTTAAGCCATAATTTGAAGCTCAAACTTGTTACTAAAGTCATAGTACCCCTATCAAGGGTATGAACATCTTATATTGTTGACTTAATTATGACACAAAAATACTGTTTTAATGAAAACTGAAATTCCAGAGGCCTGGCCACGATAAGCCGACATTTGTGACGTGTTTTTCAGCACGCGCGCCACATTTAAAAATTAGACGTTTAAAGTGAGATTTTGCCTCGATCCTGAGTATACAAATTACGAAAGGTATATTGTGCGATTCCATCGCATTATATTTGAGGTGAATGCTTTATTGTAAAATCTCAAGGTAAACAAAACTCGGGACGGACTTAATCAGTCGATTGGCATGAGGTTTGAAAGTGAAACACGGCGATACGCAATCAGAGCCagcttttaattaatataagccATTTACATATTAAAGTCCTCCGGGGTAATCTCAAGAGAACCATGCTCGACGGGCGTGAAAACTTCAAAATTATGATATCACACATGCTAATCAATGGAAGCGGCCAGCAAGTTCAAAACAAGAAACCCCAAATGTCGTAAAAGCCACATCGTAAAATGGTCAAGAGGAGAGCGATTAGCTGGCCAAGAGCTAAACAAAAACAGGAAGGCAGACGTTGGGTGGAGTCTGAAATTGGGGATACTTAGTGGGAGGCTAATAGTATATTCGATATATTACATTCAGGACATCGTTTGCATATTCTCCAGTTCGATGATGTCATCAGGAACACATACGTACTTTCTTCTAGAATTCATGGTAATACCTCAGTTTTAGTCATACCCCTCGCTAGTACCGCGTATTAATAGACTTTGGGCCATCAAAAGAAAGCAATGGTATCGCGTTGGCTGTGAGAACCAATCGCCATTAGGCAATGTCGGCTATCAGGGAAAGGCAATCCGCCGGACTGGACTGCCGCTGGACTTTGGACCGGTTGGATCGAGCGATAAAACCCCACCGGCGCGACGTCAGCTCACGTTTTGGGTGACGAATGCTGGGGCTCGATCCCCATCCCCAACCGGCTCGAACTCACGAGCGGCCATCGAACATGGAGCGCCGGCCAGCGAACGTGTTCGATGCTCCAGCCTCGAGCCGCGTGGGTGTTCGATGCAGGAGTCGATCGGATGGGAGCCAACCGGACCTAAAACGCCGCTGTGGGCCAGGGGGGAAAGCCACCCATTATCAGTggctctcgctctctctctgtcGCACTTGCTGGGAAGCAAAGTAGAATTGCGCATCGCTTAAAACGCAGAGCAGCGGAGTGCGCCAATGATCGGCGGCGGGTCTGTTATCAAacaaactgaaactgaactGTCTGCCGCCCGAAGAGTGGgacatacccatacccatacgaATGCCCAGGCCCATACTCACACCCATACCGCTCCCCACAGATACCGTTAGTCGTACCGCTCCAGGGCAGCTTTTGCGGCCGCTGCGCCGCCCATCGTCGAATTATTCACACGCAGACGTTCCCAACGATCGGACcgaaaattattcaaatcgTGCAAATCGTACATGAAACTTGGTGTGAACGAATAATACTTAATGTATGTTTCTTCAGAACATTTGTTTTTGCTCAGCGAAAACATATCAGCTCGTCACTTTTAGGAAATTAAGTTCAAGTGGTGAAATTCAAAACAATAAAGAGTTTGCGAAAGTGATTTgcgaaaacaaataaacggACAATCGGTTGTAGAATCACTCAAGGACATTTGATAAGCATCCTTTCGCAGAAGATTGCAAACAATGTGCTAAGTTATTCGAGCATTTCGACAATGGATTATTAAGTTGGGTGAGTTACATAACACAAGGGCTTATTGTGTAACCAGATTAAATAAAAGTGCCACAAATGAGCTTAAAGTGAAATAGGAGAGTGACGAATTTTGGTGAATTGCTTAAGCATGAGATACTAGAAATTGTATCTTTTGTTTAAAGACTCAAGATCAAGTATTACCAAATCGCAGGGAAGTTTCTAGTTTCACTTTTGGAAAATCATGCCGTGATTAAAAACTAATCATGCAGTGAATGGTTTATCGATCAGAGGCCTATCCATCAccgattgattgattgattgataaTTTTCGAGCCTATAACCCAGGCGCATAACCTCCAAAAGCTCTTGGCGAATTTCGGCCACGTCGAGAGTCATTGGCCAAATTTAGTTGCTATCAATGATGATCTTAGTTAATCCCTGCACTTGATTTATGGTAGCATCGCCGATGAGCGTGTGGCGAGAAAAGTATTATGGCAGATTAATTTGCGACGCTTCTGGCAATCGGGGCAATCTCCGTGAGTGGTTCCAAAGTCCAGATCGTGGCATGCTCCCAACCCCTGATCGGCGAGAAATGCGTGATCGCCGTGATTTATTGCCAAAAACCGATGGAAGCCGCCGTGTTTTTGTCGCAGTGCATTCAACTGCAGCGCGCGAAGAAGAAATGCAAGTGATAATGCCCGGCAATTACGATAGCCCCACTCCAAGTCCGAGTCCCAGCCCCACATCCAGTCCCAGCTGCCCCGTAATTAATGCGAAAATGATACGGGCAGGCCCATGGAAAACCCCCAAGCAGAGTCGCTTAGTCAAGAAGTCATCTCCTCCAAGCGGCTGTACTTTGCACCTCCACTCGAGGCATCTCCAGACCCCCAACTCCCCAACGCCCCAACTCCCCATTCGCAGCCACAGCAGTTTTTTGCTCCGATTTGCATCGACATGGCAACCGCGGAGTCTTCACTTCAGCTTTTGCCTCTGATCACGCGCTGGTGGCGTGCTCGATGACGTAGCCATGACTGCCGGGCGTTAAGTGACCTTCTTCAACTTCTGGCCCCCTTCCCAGCCGCACCCCTTTTCCCCTGACCCGCATCGCATCGCAGTCGCACGCCTCGGCTTCGATTCCTGCCTGTGATAAGTCGGTCAGTCAAGTCAGTCATTAAGTCAGTCATTGAGTCCAGTGCAGTGCAGGCAGCTCGAGTTACGTCAAAAACGAAGAGTACGTACAAAACGTGTCACATGTCGCGTGTGTGCTACCATCCAATCCCTGCTTCCTCATCCGATCGCAACCCATCCTATCAGATCCCAGCCCATCCGATCTGATCTGTCATTATGTGGCCCCCAGTCGCTTCAATCGACGTCAGGTTGATTGTGgtggaaaaaacaaaatggagCAGATTTTGGAACGTGGCAATCTACGTAGATTGTGGAAAAATATGCGATGAGTTGATAAGTGGTGCGACCTATGCTGAGGGCCAGTGGAAAAATGTAATACCTTATGTAACTTATAGGAACATTTAAAGCTAAAGCTGCAATTGTAAAGTGGTTCAAAGTTAATTGTGCAAGTAAAGGTGCCATAGTCCTATAGCTAAACATCTGATATGAAATCGTGCGTCGTAGCTGTTGTGTATTATTTTGTGACAAGAACCCCCATTAATTTGCTTTTGGTTAAGCCGCACCAACAATGTTGCCAGAATTCGCTGAGGCCTACAAAATTTCTATCAATTAAATGGACCTGCTCCGTATAGTATAGATCATTTCTATTCATCTCGATGATCTAATAGGCTTCAGAAAATCACAGTTCGTGACAAGCGAATCCGGCACGTGTTCAGCTTTTATGGCTAAATCGAATAGGCGGTATAATATAAAACTCGTGATCTGCCGGTCTTCAAAATGCTTTTCTTGACCTTACTCGACTGCTTCACATTTAGGTAGCCGAGACCAGAAATTCTGGCTGATGAAATTCCCAACCGAAATACTCATGAATTTCCCGTTCGCATTTAAATTGGAAAACACACACTATGTATTTGAAATGCGCATCTATTAATCGAATCCGATTAGGATTGCCCAGAATCGCATGCTAAGCGCAGTTAATTGGTTAAATGCCGCACTACATATTCCATGCTCCCGATTTGTGGACCAAAAGTGGGAGACCGCCCTTATCAGCAACGTGTTCACTATTAATTGATTGACACACAATCGAGTCGGATCATCAAAGTCAAGCTTGATAACGCTGCGGGGTAATTAGCATGAATGGGccactcgactcgactcgattCGAATCGATTCAATTCGGTTTGAAGCGATCATAAATTCACTTGATATCAAAATGCCCCATTGTGGCCAAGCGAGTGCCAAAAATGCCATCAGATAGTGACGCCGCCcactgggggcgtggcatcgTCAGGTTGGGGAGGGGgaggttaaaaataaaagtgcaatTAAGAATTTTATGCAATTCGGTGGCTTGGCGTTTTCAAGAAGCTGATGCAATGCTGCACCCCACTTGCATATCCAATTGTCTTCGGCTAAAGAGAGAGCGCCATGTAACCATAACCATTGTCTATAGTCATAGTCTGGGAAATCGAGAGCCGAACCGCTCAGCTTGGATCCGATACGAAACGATCCGTCAGATACGCTACGATTCGAGTGGTTCGGATtgtttcggttcggttcggtgcGGTTCGGCTGGCGCTCGCGGAACGATCAATCAAACGCTCGGCGATCGTCACATAAATTGTTCCACTAATCAGCCAACCGCTTCATTCATTCACAACTCGTTTGCGCTGCCGCATGTCGGAAGAGAAAGCAGCTCCAATACCATACTATACCATATACCATACCACAAGTGGAATACTATATAGACGCGCGATCGCAGCTATGCTATAAGGCCCGTGCCACTCGCGTTTCGTGTCCGGGTTCAAAGTTAATGCCGCAACCCCCGGCGGCTTCATCCGGCTGAGCAGATTGAGATCCCATTGGAGCAAGTCGGAGTGTGCTCACCACGGTACGTGTGGGATCCACGTCCACCTAATTGCCATCTAATTGCGCCCGCTTATCAGCGGATCTGCGCAACTACGCTTTCGATTCGAGTCGCAGTCCAGATAAACTATTTGCCCCAAGTGATAATGTGAAATTGAATACTGAATTAAACTAAATCTTCCCGGAATTAATGTCAAAAAACGATGTGCACTTTGCCACCTGCCAATTCGAACTCAACGATATGGAATAAATGATGCAATTCGGTGCAAAAATGAAGCGAGACTTCGAGCTTACTGAGTGATAGTGATAAGTGCACCTGATCCGCTGGCatattaaattgcattttaattgggGCAGCGCGTTCGGAAAGATATTTATGAGAAAATTTAGGGCATAgctgttttaatttatatgaTTAATGATCGGAATGTGCCTACAATATTAATTAAGTTACAAATTTCTTCTTATTTGCAGACGAAACATAacgaaaattttaaaatattgaaCATGCATCATTCAAGCGTATAAGTCGTTGCTatataaaatcataaaaaacggATAAACGTTTTAAAAGTGCTCAAACAAGGCTATAAAACGGCAACAATAAGTGAAACTAGCTGCAATTCTATGAGTTTTGTAAACCTGAAAGCCGGAACAATTGATGTTTTAATGCTGCCAAACAGATAGCAATCAGCCCCAGCCGATAAAACAAGAGTGAAACCAAAGGCGATCCAGAAGATCATAAGATACATATAGAATATCTCACAGTTTGAAAAAGAGAGAAGTCAAAAGTACATATTCAGAAATGGCCAAGTACTTTATAGCCCTGGTGTTGCTGGTGTGTCTGGCCCTGGAGAACAGGAACGTATACAATCGCCTCCACGCCCGCTCCCATCCGAGTTCCCGCGGCGACATCCTGCGACCGCATCCCAAGCACCAGCCGCATCCCCATGTGCAGCACACctcgcagcagctgcagcagcagcaccacatCCGGCAGCAACGATCCCGCCAGCTGAAGCACCTGGAACCGGATCCGACCAGCGAGGAGGACGATGTACCGATCACCAAGCATGAGTACTATGCCCGCCTGAGGCGCCACGTCATCCAGAAGAGGCAGCACGTCCTGCAGCAGGAGCTGAGCTACAACCATCCCGGCTCCCATTCGGAGCAGCTGAAGGTGCCCCGATTGTGGCAACATCTCATGGAGCAGGAGGAGAAGGCACACCGATATGTGAGCCCGCCCGTGGAGTTGCCCATCATGTACGGAGATGCCCCCGAGGAGTCATCCCTGTCCTCCGATGATCAGTTCGATGATCTTTCTCCCCTGGACTTTGTACGCAACGAACTGATGGCCGAAGACCAGCAGGATCAGGAGAAGGATCTCGATCTCGATCTGGACCTGGATCAGAAGCCGGAAACGCCCATAGAGCCTGAGCTCCCACTGGGTGAGAGGAACATCACCATTTCGGTGAAGTCCAGCGCCGGAGGATGCCCCAAGTGCGAGAGCAACCGCCAGGTGGAGCACATCACCGAGGAGCAGCTGACCCACTTACGCATCGAGTTCGTCAAGCAGCAGATCCTGGAGAAGCTGCGTCTCAAGGAGAGCCCCAAGGTGTCGGCCGTGGAGCTGCCCAAGCCCATCTTCGACGGGATGACTCTCTCCCATCCGGACGACAGCACCAAGAACAAGGAGCTGGACGATTACTACGCTCGCACTAGCAAGAAGTTCATACTGCTAAATAGAGGTAAGGAAATTTACTAAGAAAGTAAATATTGAAGCTTAACTTCAAAGGGAATCCTTACCCCATTCCGACTTTGCTAACAGTCTCCTTTATTCTTACAGAGGAAGTCGAGTGCAACCGAGCGAGAGACGGAAAATCCA contains the following coding sequences:
- the LOC6613152 gene encoding inhibin beta A chain; the protein is MAKYFIALVLLVCLALENRNVYNRLHARSHPSSRGDILRPHPKHQPHPHVQHTSQQLQQQHHIRQQRSRQLKHLEPDPTSEEDDVPITKHEYYARLRRHVIQKRQHVLQQELSYNHPGSHSEQLKVPRLWQHLMEQEEKAHRYVSPPVELPIMYGDAPEESSLSSDDQFDDLSPLDFVRNELMAEDQQDQEKDLDLDLDLDQKPETPIEPELPLGERNITISVKSSAGGCPKCESNRQVEHITEEQLTHLRIEFVKQQILEKLRLKESPKVSAVELPKPIFDGMTLSHPDDSTKNKELDDYYARTSKKFILLNREEVECNRARDGKSNPSMCFTFKIDDADAEGFDVSTAVLWLFKNKQNRTDRASVNSTSAQQTIVVSEVEVDHQKDSKYLSAAKTIAIQSVNVQDEWMKIDIEWPIKHWISGHELSHLIQITCGGCDVSDMEEIISVDKDYRPFIVIDMQNRRRKSRQKRSINCSSGMTECCREHLYISFRDIGWSNWILKPEGYNAYFCRGSCSSVASVTQAASHHSSIMKILSTSGANKSLELVPCCTAKQYSSLQLVVMDSSNTATVKTLPNMVVESCGCR